The stretch of DNA TCTCTTGTTCTCTTGTCCTTTttctgttccttttttttttttttggttttgaggatAAATGAAATGGTTGATTTATCATAAACATGCAGATTGTAAGACATTTTTGGGAACGAAGTGATATTAAAGGTGCGATCATGGCCTTGAGAAAGCTGTCAGATCACTCTGTAAGTATCCCAGCTGATATACTTTTGCCTATGTTTTTTATATGCTTAGATGTATGGAAAAAGCTGACTCGCTTAAACTGGAACAGGTTCAAGCAGATGTGATCAGTATTCTAACTGACAAAACAGAGATTTTAACATTGGATCTGTTTTCTCAGTTAGCACCCGTCCTCACAGGTTTGTTGGGCAGCAGGACTGAGAGgtaaattatcttattatacATTTCCTCAACCttagatttttgtttgatttgagtTTAAGATATAAAGTCATCTCCATGATTTGGCTTGAGAATAAGGGCATGGAAAGAAAATGATGAGCTTTTGATGAAACGGAGGATGTCTTATCAGCAAACTTAACATGTGATTTCAAATTTGTATAGGCCTGTAAATGTCTCCTTGGAAATGCTCTTGAAGCTTGTGGCAGTGTTTGGTACAGTTGTACAATCAACTGTTTCAGCACGACGAGTCGTTGGCGTTGATCTTCATGCCGAAGAAAGGTACTTGTAATTTCTGCTTCTCTTGTATATTCATGCCACACACCTTTTGCTACACTATTAGTAAAGATAAATTCGGGAAAAATGCAGGTTACAAATCTGCCAAAGTTGTTCTGCGGAATTGCAAAAGGTTCACAAGATTCTTCCACTACTCACAAGGTAAAAGAATAGTTGTAAAACATTAGTTCTGAATCATCAATGTCAAGTTCTGAACCATTCCAACTCTTGTTGATCAGTATTTGCTTTAGGTCGTCTAATTATCTTTTTTCGCTCTCTTTCATCTGAAAATAGGCGAGGTGGTCTCATAGCAAGAAAGGCTCAAGAACTAAACCTAGTTCTTCAAACACCTTAGCTCCAGATTCAGATTCTCAGATTCAGGCCTCTCTGTGACTTCTCCATTTTGTACATTATGAAGAAACTGTCTTCATGTTCCTTCAGGCGATTTTGCATCTGTTGCGTTGAAGACTCGCCGAACAGTCACAGTTTCTTGTGGCGGATTTTGCGCCTGGGAAGAACACTGCGAAAAATCGGTATATGCTGTAAATCAATCTATGTCTGGGTTTAAAGTTGTTGTCCTTCTTTAGATTCGTGATTCAGTGAATCTCAAATGTTTAGCGAAAATGGCAATTACAAACGTCTCTCTCTTCATGTGAATGTAATATGCAATCTTAATGAGAAGACACCATCAGTATATGAATATCATTTGGCAATCTAGTACTTTTTTCCCCTGACTTATATCTAATATTTGGAATTGGTCATGTGTCGTTTGGAGGTTAAGAAAATAGACTTGTCAAAGATTGTTTTTTCATCTACCAAATGTGATAATGACATACATTTCCGATAGTGGTTACTAATCACTGGTTAGTCTTCATGATTAGAGTCTTTGTTATTGAATATATGTTGTTCATCTATCCCAAAATCAGGAAATAGATTAACGAAGAAACTTCTCGTTTGTTGATTTGGATTCATTCCAATTAGTACTTCTAAAaatggtttaagaaaataaatacatcATATAAAGAGTACTTAActttggccactgcactaaggtcacttcacaattagagatttattatagtatatatttaagttaacatttttaataaagggtataaatttaactttttaaatctTAAATTAGTGTTATTCAACACAGAATTAAATGGAATGATGTATTGATATGTCTTGTTTATTACTcgtcatattatataatttgtttttgtcaacatcattaattatattattctccGTGAAACAATCAATTCTAAAATcagttttggattttgatacTGTATAACAAAACACTAAtgtctaaaaataaaaacaaattagctCCCCAGTATTGGAGATAAATATTCTAACAAGTTGTGGTAATGacgaataataaataaaaagaaaaagatagaaaaattcTGTTGAAATAAATTTACTTTATTTAGggacaaaaaaacaaaggcaCACAAATCTAGTCATAAGTCTTTCGTtcaaaaacaaaccaatcttcttcttcttatttggcttttgaacaaaacaagaaaaataaaacaaaccacaaccatcaatttcaattttcttcCATTTCACAAACCGTCGAGCTTAAGGTAGACCCTTCGTCAACCCTTTCTCTCCCacctcagattttttttttttttttttcctttcttactaattttgaatttttaaaatttaattttccatCCCCCATTTCTTGTCGGAATACAGCTTTTCGTGTAATAACCTCCGACACAAACCCACTCCAAACGGCTTTTACCTAGCTTCTTGTCTTATCATACCagattaccaaaaataaaatttaaactttttttttttttggtttgttgtctctgtctctctgttttGAGAATTGAGTGGTCGGAGAGAGAAAATAGATTAGGTGGAATACGCTAACGTGCGCTAGGGGTGCGTAGtctaattttgggttttttatttttaaaaccgAGAAGCGCGTAAGGGACACGcgtgattgattttttttttttctttatggtgatgatgatgatgatgacgacgacgatgatggaGAGTGATTGGGGAACATGGGAGGAGCTTCTTCTCGGCGGTGCTGTTCTACGTCACGGAACCGGTGATTGGACCGTTGTCGCCGATGAGCTCCGTTCTCATTCTCTTCCTGAGATTTTCACACCTGAGGTTTGGGGGTCTCTCTCAATCTCCTCATTTCCCttaaatttctaatataatttCTGAAGTTTTCGATAAGATTAATGTCCGAATCCAAAAAACATAATTAGGTTAGgttatttaatcaaaattttatgtattgtgaaattaattttaataattgaaagataataaaaaaaaaaaaaaaaagatacagaaCAACAGTGTTGTTGTCGGTGGATTAAGAAGCATAGATTCATCACTTGTGTGTCAAGAAAGCTTTTAGGGTCaaagtaaaataaagattttgttcttgtttagaCTACAATTATGTGTATCTTCTTGAATTGGAAACTTAACCACATTGAATAATgcaagaaattagaaaaatgtCTTTGTGGTTGTTGTGATATTGCAGGCTGAGTTTGGTCAATTCTTGATATTGTCTTTTCCTTTGAATCTACTAATTCCTATTCTTTTATTTGCAGATATGCAAGGCTAAGTACAAGGACTTGCGGAAACGTTATTTGGGATGCAAGTaaagatttgtttcttcttgtcgATACTGGACATGTATGGCCTACGATTAACCATAGTTTTCATATGTTTATGTTCTTGTAGAGCTTGGTTTGAAGAGCTTAAGAAGAAACGAGTAGCTGAGCTTAAGGCAGCTCTACTAAAATCTGAAGACTCCATTGGGTTAgcatttgtttttatatttctttctaaTGACTTAAAACGTTTTCATGTCTTGGATTCAAAggaaaaaacagattttgaatGTTCTGTGATATTGTGTTTTTAGGTCTTTGGAATCAAAGCTTCAGAGTTTGAAGTCAGAAAGTAACGATGAATGTCAACAAAACAATTATGATTCTAGCCGAACGTTATCACTCGAACCCTCCCCGAAATCCGAGGGTGGAGGAGAATGCACGAGCAAAGATACATCCAAAGACTTGTCATCAGTCGGTAGTTTCACACAGCAAGAACTGATCACAACAAACTGGTCGCCGGAAGCCAAGTCAGAACCACCAGTAGTACTAGTAGTAGAGCAAGAGAAGACGAAAAACATATTACACAGTGACATTTTCGAATCAGTGTACGGAGGAGGACAAGTGCTTCCGAGTATGAGGAAGAAACGAGGGAAAAGAAAACGTAAAGATTGCAGCGTTGGTAAAGAAGTGACAGAAGTTAGCGCTGTAGAAGAAAGCGATTTGGTTGATACTTCTGCGGATATTGCTAGCGTTTCTAGGTGTAAAGAAGCTGCTTCTACTAGCAACAACAGTCAAAGCCGAGGTCATGGTTTGGCTTTACCAAAGGATCTTATGAAGATATACAACACTATTTCACAGAACGAATGTGCACTTGTCTTCCGTAGACGGCTTGATAGCCAGGTGATGATCTTAATAATATGGTGAGCTTTTTAGTCTTACCTTGAAACTGCCTTTTTCGCTTATTTCctctatgtttttctttttggtactGAACAGAAAAGGGGAAGATACAAGAAACTGGTACAGAGGCATATGGATTTAGACACAATACAATCAAGGATCAACGGTTGTTCGATATCTTCAGCGAAAGAGCTCTTTAGGGACTTTCTTTTGGTGGCGAATAagctatattttattctaagaacactcGTGAATACAAATCAGCGGTGTCCCTTAGAGACATTGTTACCAAGTCTCTGAGACACTATTTGACAGAAGATCATCTTCCTCATCGTAGCAGCATTACTACAACAAGCACAACAAAGGTTCCGGTTCTTCCTCAGAAATCTACATCTCCTACTGTCAGAATGAGCCAAGCAGCTAAAAAACCAAGAACCGGGGCGCACCCTCTTAAGACTGTTGTGAAAGATATGGCAAAGACTTCAAGCAGGGGTAAGAAAAGGTCTGTTACGGATATACCAGTTTCTGTGAAATCATCAGCAGCTGGTAAGAAGGGAACAACggtagagagaagaaaagacgGTAGACAAGGAAATCAAGGAGTCGATTCTCCTGCATTGATGGGGAGAAAGCGGAACAGGGTTAGATGATTGTAGTGAAgggtttgtttgattgatatgTTGTTTGTAGTTAGGTAGAGAAGGCTTATTTGATGTTAGAAGTTCATGTTTTGGTCAATCTGATCTGCAGGCGTAGACAGTGATGAATCATGATCATTGGTAAAActaattgttataaaaaaatgtatattaatcttattgtcaccttttgatttatttactaATCATATAGAAAATCGATCATCgatcaaaccaatataaaaaacaGAGAGCTAATGAGTTTGGTTGTGTGCTTCTTTCTTGAATATCAAAATCGACACAAAAACAACGAGTTCGATAACCATCTCGAGTCAGAACTATATCATCACATTGACCACAACAATCCTCTTTTTATATGGCTCAGGTATTTTTGTTCAATCAAGTCTAACCCGTACGGTTTATAGCTTTCAATGTATAATTCAAATCTTACGATTAATGTAATACATAAACGTTGATGAAAAGTCTTGCTCCAAATCTAACTTTAgctataaaacaaaaagactacGAAGAGGTCCACGACATGCACAATTtgattgtatataaatatatatatatatatatatattttttgacattgtttgttatataatagTGTTTGAGGAACCAGGTCCACTCCAGCcgtccgaaaaaaaaaaaaaatacactagtcaaatccttttgaagacaACGACGCCTTCATGCCTCTTTTCAGTTGATGAAATATCAAGTGTTTCCAACGGATTTATGATGAATTCATTACAATACATTTCTTATAatgtatttaaatgttttatatttttttaattcgtaTGGGATTCTATTGTTTTGGACCTTTTGATCGAACAAAATATGACTTCTCAAACCAGTCATAAGAATTAATTCATGTTTTGAAAGTGTGTCTGTATAATATTACCCCTAGGAATCGCTACTTGGTCGTTGTTTGGTATAATATAGAGTTGTGATCCAACTGTATAGAATTAATCAAGAATAATTCTCccattatttataaatacaCCCCTTTTATGGATAACCATGTTCGATCGATTGTTCACCAAAGTAATCTCCGACTATCAAGTCTTCTTCTCCTGATCAGCCACCCAAGGTTATATTAATTTCTCTATCCTTCCCCAATGCAGAGATCtttgtatattaatttagctcttaaaatcttatatattctGAATATCTGGTTCAAATTGTTTTTACGTAAACATCATGACCATATTTTCAAGAACTTATACAACATGAAATGAAGCTCTCTTTCATATGTGATCTCCGTCCTACAATTTTGAACTTGTTAGATCCTTGTCGTCCTGAAAGAGtattaaaaactcaaatataaGTAAAAGATACATATGTGGGAAATAATGTAATTCCTCCATTTATGAATTAGATTCCAATCTGTTTGGCGATGGCACAAAGATTGGAAGCGGTAGGTAGCACAAAAGGCTTTACATTCGATGATGGATCTGACCATGACGGTATCGCCAAGATTTTTGTTGGAGGTGGTCGTCAAGGCATTAACTACATGGAGTTTGAATATGTAAAGAATGGACTGCTAAAATTTGGTACACTCGTTGGTCGTCGACATAGAGGCTTCATTGAGACGGTATGTCTTTGGTGTTATACTAAactaaacatatattactcggttttatatatgtgaatagtactaatcaattttttcatccttttctcataatctttttttgtttgtttagtttgagATTAACCATCTTAATAATGAATACCTCGAATCAGTAGAGGGTTACTACGACCACGAATCTGGTTACATTCAAGGACTTCAATTCAAAACCAATTTCAGGATTTCGGAACTGATCGGATATGACAAGGGTAACAAGTTTACACTTGAAGTCGAGGGAAAAAATATAACTGGTTTTCATGGACATATGAGGAACAGAAACATCATCTCCCTTGGAGCATATTTCACTTGGAATTATCCGAATAAATTGAAAGCAAAAGGTAGCAAGGGAGGCTATAAGTGGGATGATGGAGCTGACCACGACGGTATAGCAAAAATTTACGTAGGAGGTGGTTTTGAAGGCATTCAGTACATCAAATTCGATTACGTCAATAGTGGAAAACCTGAAGAAGGAACAACCCACGGTTACTCGGGTAGTGGTTTCACGCAAACGGTATACATACAAAGATGTTCCAACTTTTGTTATTTGACTAAATTTCTAATACCCTTTTGTgttcaccaattttttttatttttttttcttgcagttTGAGATCAACTATCTTTACAATGAACATTTAGTCTATGTAGAGGGTTACTATGATTACACATCTGGTGTTATTCAGTCACTTCGATTTACAACCAACTTCAGGGCTTCAGAGATGTTTGGGTATGAAAAGGGTAAGAAGTTTTTACTTGGAGAGAAAGGTAAAAGAATCGTTGGCTTCCATGGATATGCTAACAAGAATCTCAACTCTCTTGGAGCATACTTCACAACGGTTCCCATTACCAAATCAGAATGCCACGGTGGTATTGGAGGCCTACCTTGGGATGATGGTGTCTTTGAAAGCATTAGAACGGTGTATGTTAGTTATAATACCACTAACATAAAATGTATCACATTTCACTACCACAACCGTACAGTTGTAGAGCGTCAACATGGTTGGCAGAGTATACaagacgaaggagaagaagaagaggttattgattctaaaaaaacacaaaatatattattcattgACTATAAAACCTTGAGTAGTCTCTTATTGTAAGCATGATTTTATTGCAGTTTGAGCTCGACTATCCAAATGAACTGATCACATATGTGGAGGGGACTTTAAAAATCTTTGGGGCTGGCGAGATTAGGGTCACGTCATTGATTTTCAAATCATCCGAAGGGAGAACCTCTCCAACATTTGGAACCGTGTCTGGTACCAAATTTGTGTTGGAGAACAAAGGATGTGTTATCGTTGGGTTCCATGGACGACATAGTGATCGTGATCTCGTTGCTATTGGAGCGTACTATAGTCAGATACCTCCTCCTACAGCAGAGAAACTAAGACCACAAGGTGGTTGTCGAGGAGGTTCATGGGACGATGGTGTTTACGATAATGTAAGAAAGATATATGTCGGAAAATGCGAAAATGGTATCGCATTCCTCAAGTTTGTGTACGATAAGGACACTCGGATGGTTATTGGAGACGATCATGGAAACAAAACACCACTTGATATCAAAGAGGTGATTAACTATTACTGCttcacatatttttattatttttggcaGTTTACATTTTacatgaagatttttttttttttttggcagtttgACGTAGAATATCCAAGTGAGTACATTACGGCGGTGGATGGTTGTTATGACAAAGTAATTGGAAGTGAAGTCGAAGTTATAACTATGCTTAGGTTTAGGACGAACAAACGAACATCTATATCGGTTGGATTTGAATCGAGCTCAAGCTTTCTCCTCTACAAAGTAGGATACAAAATTGTTGGATTCCATGGAAAAGCAAGTGACATGATTAGTCAACTTGGTGTCCATGTTGTGCCCTTCACCGAGTGATAATAATCTTCTAATCTCCATTGTTGTTATAATTATGCAATCTAGTAATACTAACAATCgcatgattaatttttttttgttggtattaaactttacttttttcttgtttggatTTCAGTGCTGTAGAAATCTGAAatcgaaaatatctaaaacataactaaaaacgaGAGTTTGCAtctgattcatttttttgtttttttctaaattgtaAACCAACATTGTTTAACGGAACATCTGAGTAACGAAACAGCTTAAAAGACTCACAACATATATAACTCAATGTAGATTTTAGTCACAATTTTGTTGTTCGTGTATGACCCCAATCAACTAGCATAGGTTTAATTTGCAATTTTGCAGAAATGATCCCTCATGCTTCCATAATTTACGTCTGATTAAGCATGGTTTAATATTTCGGGTATGTATTGTAATTTGTTACGATCAATAGTTCAATTCCTGGGGGCTGGTTCTAAGAGTTCTAAGGGTATATCTGAAACATGAATTTGCATATACTCCATTCCAACGTACAGAGTTGGCAACTGACACCTGGAACAAGATAATATCAAGATTCAACCTGCAAAAACACATTTTGTCAACTTTATCAGATGACTTCTACAATGTTTTAGGGCTAAGAATGTATCATTTAGGACACAAGGTTACAGATTTACAGTCACTAgttttaaagaaaacaagagtaACATGATTACCCCGCAGCGTCACCCTCTCCTCTTGGGCGGCAAAATAATTACCAAAACCTATCCAAAATAATTACACACATGGAAGTCATTTGAGAAATAGAACAAAGGTAAATATGATTGACACCACTGTCATATTTGCTTTAGCAGAGAAAGGctgcaaaaactaaaaatgtctTATCTGGGGATACAAAACCAAATGTCTTATCAAGTTTGAATTCGAGAAACTAAAAGCTGCAAAAACAGTACTTTCTGCCAACCAGAGGCTTACTCATCAGGTGATCAGTGGGTGGTTCAGTGGCAAAAACCAATGCTCCAAAAATGTTCATTATCAGATTAACCCAAAGAAgctttaaataaaagaaaaccccAAATGTATGAATAAAACTAGATATATAGAGAACGAGAGAGTAAAATAGAGTTACATGCAACAGAAATTCAAACCTGCACAGCTGAAAGTGGAACCACTTGAAATAGCATTGACTGTGAACTGAAATTGTTGGCATAGACTAAGCGTCCCCAGCGAACAATCTACATATAAAAATCCACCCAAATTTAATTGCAAGAAACATTTTCTGTATTTATGCCCAATATCT from Camelina sativa cultivar DH55 chromosome 9, Cs, whole genome shotgun sequence encodes:
- the LOC104714453 gene encoding LOW QUALITY PROTEIN: uncharacterized protein LOC104714453 (The sequence of the model RefSeq protein was modified relative to this genomic sequence to represent the inferred CDS: inserted 1 base in 1 codon); protein product: MVMMMMMTTTMMESDWGTWEELLLGGAVLRHGTGDWTVVADELRSHSLPEIFTPEICKAKYKDLRKRYLGCKAWFEELKKKRVAELKAALLKSEDSIGSLESKLQSLKSESNDECQQNNYDSSRTLSLEPSPKSEGGGECTSKDTSKDLSSVGSFTQQELITTNWSPEAKSEPPVVLVVEQEKTKNILHSDIFESVYGGGQVLPSMRKKRGKRKRKDCSVGKEVTEVSAVEESDLVDTSADIASVSRCKEAASTSNNSQSRGHGLALPKDLMKIYNTISQNECALVFRRRLDSQKRGRYKKLVQRHMDLDTIQSRINGCSISSAKELFRDFLLVANXAIFYSKNTREYKSAVSLRDIVTKSLRHYLTEDHLPHRSSITTTSTTKVPVLPQKSTSPTVRMSQAAKKPRTGAHPLKTVVKDMAKTSSRGKKRSVTDIPVSVKSSAAGKKGTTVERRKDGRQGNQGVDSPALMGRKRNRVR
- the LOC104716018 gene encoding jacalin-related lectin 14 — its product is MAQRLEAVGSTKGFTFDDGSDHDGIAKIFVGGGRQGINYMEFEYVKNGLLKFGTLVGRRHRGFIETFEINHLNNEYLESVEGYYDHESGYIQGLQFKTNFRISELIGYDKGNKFTLEVEGKNITGFHGHMRNRNIISLGAYFTWNYPNKLKAKGSKGGYKWDDGADHDGIAKIYVGGGFEGIQYIKFDYVNSGKPEEGTTHGYSGSGFTQTFEINYLYNEHLVYVEGYYDYTSGVIQSLRFTTNFRASEMFGYEKGKKFLLGEKGKRIVGFHGYANKNLNSLGAYFTTVPITKSECHGGIGGLPWDDGVFESIRTVYVSYNTTNIKCITFHYHNRTVVERQHGWQSIQDEGEEEEFELDYPNELITYVEGTLKIFGAGEIRVTSLIFKSSEGRTSPTFGTVSGTKFVLENKGCVIVGFHGRHSDRDLVAIGAYYSQIPPPTAEKLRPQGGCRGGSWDDGVYDNVRKIYVGKCENGIAFLKFVYDKDTRMVIGDDHGNKTPLDIKEFDVEYPSEYITAVDGCYDKVIGSEVEVITMLRFRTNKRTSISVGFESSSSFLLYKVGYKIVGFHGKASDMISQLGVHVVPFTE
- the LOC104714454 gene encoding calcium-transporting ATPase 8, plasma membrane-type-like gives rise to the protein MMMMTCYSARPFWFLVACHDLTLMVAAVALGIKTNRVVTGIGLAMGIAGTEVAKESSDIIILDENFASVFKIVRWGRLVYANNFSSQSMLFQVVPLSAVQLLWVNLIMNIFGALVFATEPPTDHLMSFGNYFAAQEERVTLRG